Proteins found in one Zea mays cultivar B73 chromosome 1, Zm-B73-REFERENCE-NAM-5.0, whole genome shotgun sequence genomic segment:
- the LOC100191491 gene encoding uncharacterized protein isoform X1, with translation MEAVQTALSERTNPLLNRSSGPSVVTRLQPDAGNGAGFYDGAYSFLDTTKACATRFSSGSVTSDDSPAVTPRLLSLMSSSSPDNCSSSSEWPDRAAASRSNRYLFDANAQARCAGYLDLMRLEVDAQLGRLRGGVTGLESYALPGNGRAIGGAHLGMSLDVMLIEIDERFNTLKLLMGSVFRQAKEMLGSVNSSVSDLQSENELQLEVFGAIIGECVSGLQEELERKLYEQISITNTMGRNWKEAITQFAAMREDLGALCKLLLPLAPEAHISNGKNESPGSKSNRWKYNFFGKKSREDRSPRAEDSKSFRKQKSFGAKDVISEKSDFHHLNGMTREQVITYFKSEISKMKRMHESALQEKTEELFRLKREKGSHSLKNDIEFEPLRKKIPELVLRMDQIISKNIKVPAICMTHDELDERCRLMSRIDALFYENQHFRGLLADRMKDVKALSSQLSEASTELSMQMLSEEELLRQIDKVREDCEDLRIECDVREGMYQTVTKHLLDDYKDSMDGAALNLSAKLSSLESAVSEKDKALCIYNEENHRLKEKLAELEKERLIHGDQEVPEAIKQDSTEIVLRDIEVEPCTSPRRSNVNNSRYDELVKLDSSLEQTSCVLKEMNNKNMDRSSSLSRNEQEKQLECILVSIMKLSKDFVEIEKKMSAERTENRSEELSDHCNHMVRQAMVLTKIGLWYKQMIEARRSELQKAEAKVMVLGDKITAQLSLLRKIYLALDHYSPTLHQHPGLLDAFMKTCKLVADLRSKQNEGDAT, from the exons ATGGAGGCAGTGCAGACG GCACTGAGTGAGAGAACGAACCCGCTGCTCAACAGGTCATCCGGTCCATCCGTCGTCACTCGGCTTCAACCTGACGCCGGCAACGGCGCGGGCTTCTATGACGGGGCCTACTCTTTCCTCGACACCACCAAGGCCTGCGCTACCCGGTTCAGCAGCGGGTCAGTGACATCCGACGACTCGCCGGCGGTGACGCCCAGGCTGCTGTCCTTGATGTCCAGCTCCAGCCCCGACAACTGCTCCTCCTCCTCAGAATGGCCCGACCGAGCGGCGGCGTCGCGCTCCAATCGGTACCTCTTCGACGCGAACGCACAGGCCCGGTGCGCGGGGTACCTGGACCTGATGAGGCTGGAGGTGGATGCGCAGCTGGGCAGGCTCAGGGGCGGTGTCACTGGCCTGGAGAGCTACGCTTTGCCGGGCAACGGCCGTGCGATCGGAGGTGCGCACCTGGGCATGTCGCTTGATGTCATGCTGATTGAGATTGATGAGAGGTTCAACACCCTGAAGCTGCTCATGGGCTCCGTGTTCCGGCAGGCCAAGGAGATGCTTGGTTCGGTCAACTCGTCGGTGTCTGATCTGCAGTCGGAGAATGAGCTGCAGCTGGAAGTGTTCGGTGCCATCATCGGAGAGTGCGTCAGTGGCCTGCAGGAGGAGCTAGAGAGGAAGCTGTACGAGCAGATTAGCATCACAAACACCATGGGCAGGAACTGGAAGGAAGCCATAACTCAGTTTGCCGCCATGCGCGAAGACCTTGGCGCTCTTTGTAAGCTACTACTGCCTTTAGCACCAGAAGCTCATATTTCTAATGGCAAGAATGAAAGTCCAGGCAGCAAGAGTAACAGATGGAAGTACAATTTCTTTGGAAAGAAATCCAGAGAGGATCGTTCTCCGCGCGCTGAGGACAGCAAGAGTTTCAGGAAGCAAAAATCATTTGGTGCAAAGGATGTCATCTCAGAAAAGTCTGACTTTCACCATCTCAATGGTATGACTAGAGAGCAAGTGATAACCTATTTTAAGTCTGAGATCAGCAAAATGAAAAGGATGCACGAATCAGCTTTGCAAGAGAAGACCGAAGAACTGTTCAGGCTCAAACGGGAGAAGGGGTCACATTCTCTCAAGAATGACATAGAATTTGAACCTTTGAGAAAGAAAATTCCAGAGCTTGTATTGAGAATGGACCAAATCATTTCCAAGAATATAAAGGTACCTGCAATCTGCATGACCCATGATGAACTCGATGAAAGATGCAGATTGATGAGCAGAATCGATGCTTTGTTCTATGAAAATCAGCATTTTCGAGGGTTGCTTGCAGACAGGATGAAGGACGTTAAGGCATTATCATCCCAGCTATCTGAAGCCAGTACAGAACTGTCAATGCAGATGCTGTCGGAAGAAGAGCTCCTGAGACAAATTGATAAAGTTAGAGAAGACTGTGAGGACCTCCGAATTGAATGTGATGTTAGAGAAGGAATGTACCAAACTGTTACAAAACATTTGCTTGATGACTATAAGGACAGTATGGATGGTGCTGCTCTAAATCTTAGTGCAAAATTGTCTTCACTTGAATCTGCAGTCTCTGAAAAGGATAAGGCATTATGCATATATAACGAAGAAAATCACAGGTTAAAGGAGAAGTTAGCTGAGTTAGAAAAGGAACGCTTGATCCACGGTGACCAGGAAGTTCCAGAAGCCATAAAACAAGATAGCACAGAAATTGTTCTGCGTGACATTGAGGTTGAGCCTTGCACGTCACCGAGAAGATCAAATGTGAACAATTCAAGGTATGACGAACTTGTGAAACTTGACTCAAGCTTAGAGCAAACGTCATGTGTCCTCAAGGAAATGAACAACAAAAATATGGATCGCAGTAGTAGCCTCAGTAGGAATGAGCAAGAGAAGCAGCTGGAGTGCATTTTAGTATCTATCATGAAACTATCAAAAGATTTTGTAGAGATCGAGAAAAAGATGTCAGCGGAAAGAACCGAGAACAG GTCAGAGGAACTGAGCGATCACTGCAACCACATGGTCAGACAAGCCATGGTACTAACAAAGATAGGGCTTTGGTATAAACAAATGATTGAAGCGAGGCGTTCTGAGCTCCAAAAGGCTGAAGCCAAG GTTATGGTATTAGGCGACAAGATCACCGCACAGTTGAGCCTTCTCCGAAAGATATATTTAGCTCTCGATCATTACTCTCCTACCTTGCATCAGCATCCTGGT CTGCTAGACGCTTTCATGAAGACGTGCAAGCTTGTTGCAGATCTGAGAAGTAAACAGAACGAAGGCGATGCAACATGA
- the LOC100191491 gene encoding uncharacterized protein LOC100191491, producing MSLDVMLIEIDERFNTLKLLMGSVFRQAKEMLGSVNSSVSDLQSENELQLEVFGAIIGECVSGLQEELERKLYEQISITNTMGRNWKEAITQFAAMREDLGALCKLLLPLAPEAHISNGKNESPGSKSNRWKYNFFGKKSREDRSPRAEDSKSFRKQKSFGAKDVISEKSDFHHLNGMTREQVITYFKSEISKMKRMHESALQEKTEELFRLKREKGSHSLKNDIEFEPLRKKIPELVLRMDQIISKNIKVPAICMTHDELDERCRLMSRIDALFYENQHFRGLLADRMKDVKALSSQLSEASTELSMQMLSEEELLRQIDKVREDCEDLRIECDVREGMYQTVTKHLLDDYKDSMDGAALNLSAKLSSLESAVSEKDKALCIYNEENHRLKEKLAELEKERLIHGDQEVPEAIKQDSTEIVLRDIEVEPCTSPRRSNVNNSRYDELVKLDSSLEQTSCVLKEMNNKNMDRSSSLSRNEQEKQLECILVSIMKLSKDFVEIEKKMSAERTENRSEELSDHCNHMVRQAMVLTKIGLWYKQMIEARRSELQKAEAKVMVLGDKITAQLSLLRKIYLALDHYSPTLHQHPGLLDAFMKTCKLVADLRSKQNEGDAT from the exons ATGTCGCTTGATGTCATGCTGATTGAGATTGATGAGAGGTTCAACACCCTGAAGCTGCTCATGGGCTCCGTGTTCCGGCAGGCCAAGGAGATGCTTGGTTCGGTCAACTCGTCGGTGTCTGATCTGCAGTCGGAGAATGAGCTGCAGCTGGAAGTGTTCGGTGCCATCATCGGAGAGTGCGTCAGTGGCCTGCAGGAGGAGCTAGAGAGGAAGCTGTACGAGCAGATTAGCATCACAAACACCATGGGCAGGAACTGGAAGGAAGCCATAACTCAGTTTGCCGCCATGCGCGAAGACCTTGGCGCTCTTTGTAAGCTACTACTGCCTTTAGCACCAGAAGCTCATATTTCTAATGGCAAGAATGAAAGTCCAGGCAGCAAGAGTAACAGATGGAAGTACAATTTCTTTGGAAAGAAATCCAGAGAGGATCGTTCTCCGCGCGCTGAGGACAGCAAGAGTTTCAGGAAGCAAAAATCATTTGGTGCAAAGGATGTCATCTCAGAAAAGTCTGACTTTCACCATCTCAATGGTATGACTAGAGAGCAAGTGATAACCTATTTTAAGTCTGAGATCAGCAAAATGAAAAGGATGCACGAATCAGCTTTGCAAGAGAAGACCGAAGAACTGTTCAGGCTCAAACGGGAGAAGGGGTCACATTCTCTCAAGAATGACATAGAATTTGAACCTTTGAGAAAGAAAATTCCAGAGCTTGTATTGAGAATGGACCAAATCATTTCCAAGAATATAAAGGTACCTGCAATCTGCATGACCCATGATGAACTCGATGAAAGATGCAGATTGATGAGCAGAATCGATGCTTTGTTCTATGAAAATCAGCATTTTCGAGGGTTGCTTGCAGACAGGATGAAGGACGTTAAGGCATTATCATCCCAGCTATCTGAAGCCAGTACAGAACTGTCAATGCAGATGCTGTCGGAAGAAGAGCTCCTGAGACAAATTGATAAAGTTAGAGAAGACTGTGAGGACCTCCGAATTGAATGTGATGTTAGAGAAGGAATGTACCAAACTGTTACAAAACATTTGCTTGATGACTATAAGGACAGTATGGATGGTGCTGCTCTAAATCTTAGTGCAAAATTGTCTTCACTTGAATCTGCAGTCTCTGAAAAGGATAAGGCATTATGCATATATAACGAAGAAAATCACAGGTTAAAGGAGAAGTTAGCTGAGTTAGAAAAGGAACGCTTGATCCACGGTGACCAGGAAGTTCCAGAAGCCATAAAACAAGATAGCACAGAAATTGTTCTGCGTGACATTGAGGTTGAGCCTTGCACGTCACCGAGAAGATCAAATGTGAACAATTCAAGGTATGACGAACTTGTGAAACTTGACTCAAGCTTAGAGCAAACGTCATGTGTCCTCAAGGAAATGAACAACAAAAATATGGATCGCAGTAGTAGCCTCAGTAGGAATGAGCAAGAGAAGCAGCTGGAGTGCATTTTAGTATCTATCATGAAACTATCAAAAGATTTTGTAGAGATCGAGAAAAAGATGTCAGCGGAAAGAACCGAGAACAG GTCAGAGGAACTGAGCGATCACTGCAACCACATGGTCAGACAAGCCATGGTACTAACAAAGATAGGGCTTTGGTATAAACAAATGATTGAAGCGAGGCGTTCTGAGCTCCAAAAGGCTGAAGCCAAG GTTATGGTATTAGGCGACAAGATCACCGCACAGTTGAGCCTTCTCCGAAAGATATATTTAGCTCTCGATCATTACTCTCCTACCTTGCATCAGCATCCTGGT CTGCTAGACGCTTTCATGAAGACGTGCAAGCTTGTTGCAGATCTGAGAAGTAAACAGAACGAAGGCGATGCAACATGA
- the LOC542713 gene encoding ferredoxin NADP reductase 1: MATAAAASRVAVSAPVFGSDGGARSSGIKGNNNVSFGSKSWVGGTLAWESSCSVRPRRASKVLCMSVQQASRSKVSVAPLHLESAKEPPLNTYKPKEPFTATIVSVESLVGPKAPGETCHIVIDHGGNVPYWEGQSYGVIPPGENPKKPGAPQNVRLYSIASTRYGDNFDGRTGSLCVRRAVYYDPETGKEDPSKNGVCSNFLCNSKPGDKIQLTGPSGKIMLLPEEDPNATHIMIATGTGVAPFRGYLRRMFMEDVPNYRFGGLAWLFLGVANSDSLLYDEEFTSYLKQYPDNFRYDKALSREQKNRSGGKMYVQDKIEEYSDEIFKLLDGGAHIYFCGLKGMMPGIQDTLKKVAERRGESWDQKLAQLKKNKQWHVEVY, from the exons ATGGCGACCGCTGCTGCTGCGTCCCGG GTGGCTGTCTCGGCGCCGGTCTTCGGTTCGGACGGCGGCGCCAGGAGCTCCGGGATCAAG GGCAACAACAATGTTAGCTTCGGCAGCAAATCATGGGTCGGCGGCACATTGGCCTGGGAGAGCAGCTGCTCGGTGCGGCCCAGGCGCGCCAGCAAGGTGCTCTGCATGTCCGTCCAGCAGGCGAGCAGGAGTAAGGTCTCCGTCGCGCCGCTCCATCTCGAGAGCGCCAAGGAGCCACCTCTCAACACGTACAAGCCCAAGGAGCCCTTCACGGCCACCATTGTCTCGGTGGAGAGTCTGGTCGGCCCCAAAGCTCCGGGGGAGACTTGCCACATCGTTATCGACCATGGTGGCAATGTGCCGTACTGGGAGGGCCAGAGCTACGGCGTCATTCCTCCT GGAGAAAATCCTAAAAAGCCTGGAGCCCCACAAAATGTCCGGCTTTATTCAATTGCATCGACTAGGTATGGAGATAACTTTGATGGGCGAACCGGAAGCTTGTGTGTCCGCCGTGCAGTTTATTATGATCCTGAGACTGGCAAGGAGGACCCCTCAAAGAATGGTGTCTGCAGTAATTTCCTGTGCAACTCAAAACCTGGGGACAAGATTCAATTAACAG GTCCCTCCGGCAAAATAATGCTTCTGCCTGAGGAGGATCCAAACGCAACCCATATCATGATTGCCACGGGCACCGGTGTTGCCCCCTTCCGTGGGTACCTGCGCCGCATGTTCATGGAAGATGTCCCGAACTACAGATTTGGTGGCTTGGCCTGGCTCTTCCTCGGCGTTGCCAATTCAGACAGCCTTCTGTATGACGAAGAATTCACCAGCTATCTTAAGCAGTATCCAGACAATTTCAG GTACGACAAAGCCCTCAGCAGGGAGCAGAAGAACAGGAGCGGCGGCAAGATGTACGTCCAGGACAAGATCGAGGAGTACAGCGACGAGATCTTCAAGCTCCTGGACGGCGGCGCGCACATCTACTTCTGCGGTTTGAAGGGGATGATGCCTGGAATCCAGGACACCCTTAAGAAGGTGGCGGAGCGGAGAGGCGAGAGCTGGGACCAGAAGCTGGCCCAGCTCAAGAAGAACAAGCAATGGCACGTCGAGGTCTACTAG
- the LOC100275982 gene encoding Accelerated cell death 11 — MGSSQADKPLRRIAVSFEELAAVAKQQPAVPMDAGAFSRACSNVSVLFGCLGIAFKFAEMDYVAKVDDLVEASKSISTLPSMVERDIQTDTVRKPGSHTRNLLRVKRGIDMVKVLFEQILVTEGNSLRDAASVAYAQVFAPHHGWAIRKAVSAGMYALPSKSQLLKKLNEDEESAKVQMQNFVRSSAPVICYVDDLFTSRNLGIDW; from the exons ATGGGTTCCAGCCAGGCCGATAAGCCACTGCGTCGTATAGCGGTGTCGTTCGAGGAGCTCGCCGCCGTCGCTAAGCAGCAGCCCGCGGTGCCCATGGACGCTGGGGCCTTCTCGCGCGCCTGCTCCAACGTCTCCGTCCTCTTCGGCTGCCTCGGCATCGCTTTCAAGTTCGCGGAGATGGACTACGTCGCCAAG GTTGATGAtttggtggaggcgtccaagtcaATTTCAACATTGCCTTCTATGGTTGAGCGAGACATTCAGACCGACACTGTCAGGAAACCAGGGAGCCATACAAGGAATCTGCTTAGAGTGAAGCGCGGGATTGATATGGTTAAAGTCCTGTTTGAGCAAATTCTTGTCACAGA AGGCAACTCACTAAGGGATGCAGCATCGGtggcttatgctcaggtctttgctCCTCACCATGGATGGGCAATAAGGAAAGCAGTTTCTGCTGGAATGTACGCCCTTCCCTCAAAGTCCCAGCTGTTGAAGAAATTGAATGAAGATG AGGAATCAGCAAAGGTTCAAATGCAGAACTTTGTCAGGTCATCAGCTCCAGTAATCTGCTATGTTGATGACCTTTTCACCTCAAGGAATTTGGGCATAGATTGGTGA